Sequence from the Candidatus Neomarinimicrobiota bacterium genome:
TTTCTCCCGCATTCGGGAGTTCCTCGGCCTGTAATTAGCGCCCTGATACGTAAATAACGCGAAAGAGCCCCGGAAACGGTCCTGGGGCTATTCCTCACGGCCGTATCTAAAAGCATATATCTCGCCGGAATAATGCGTCCTCCAGCGTGATCCTTTATGCACATGTTCTCTCTTAATACAACTCCAACGACATCCATAACAGGGAATTTCTTACCATTCACTTTCGTTAGAGTAGAGTTACCAATTTGGTGTTGCTGCTACCATGAAAAAAGTACTTGTCAATAAGCCATGCAGTAAGTAATATTACTTTGAATTACAAAGTACTTTGAATATGGAGGCACAAATGAACCCCGACAAGATTAATGCCGGCGACGAAATCCGGATTATCAACGCTATGCTGGCCTATACCAGGCGACGGACCGCCGAATCTGGTGATTTCTTCATCGCCTGGGGGGTAATCCTGCTGGCAGCGCTTGGGGTCATGTGGCTCTTAGTCCTGCTGGAGAAATACAGCTATATCTGGCTCGATTGGATCCTTGCTATGGTGGTCGGCGCGGGCTATTCCTACTGGAAAATTAAACGCCTCGCGCGTAGGACGAGGGTGAAAACCTACGCCGACATGGCTATTGGCGGGACCTGGAGTGCCCTCGGTATTGCCTTCATCCTGGTTAATTTTCTTGGTCGGCCCGCAGGACTTTATATGGATGGTTGGCTTTCACCCTATTTCATGAATCTCATTCTGGCGGGGTGCGGGGTCTTTATCTCCGGCTTTCTCCTGAAAACGAATCTCCTGGTCTGGGCCGGTGTTGTGTGGTGGATCGGCGCGGTGATCCTGGCCTTCTGGGGGAGTGTGATCAACCCAATTGGGCTATACATGCTGCTGCTGGTGATAGCCTACCTGGTACCGGGCTTTTACCTGAAGCACTCCTGGAAGTAACTCGAATGCTCTTATGTCAATAGCTGACCTTGACCCGATTATTCATTCCCGTATCCGGCTGGCCATTATGTCGGCCCTGGCGGCAGCCGAGGCCGCCGATTTCATTTATCTGAAAGACCTCATCGGCACCACCGACGGCAACCTGAGCACCCACCTGTCCAAACTGGAGGCTGCTGGATACATTAAAGTGACGAAAGGCTATGTGGGGAAGAGGCCCCGGACTACCTGCCGGCTGACCCGCACCGGTCGCGCCGCATTCGAAAAGTACCTGGAGTCCCTCAAAGCCAATCTTTCCTTATAAGTTGCCCTGTAAACAAGGCAGGGGTGCAAAGCGGAGGATTAGATGAAGGTTAATATTTTGAACAACCCCTGCTCGATGGCGGTAATTCTGCTTGCCTGGGCCCTGTTCGGCAGCTTCCCGTTGGCAGCTCAAAATGTTGGCGTAATAAGCGGCCGGGTAGAGGACGAATCCGGCAGTCCCTTGCAGTCTGTCAATGTATTTCTCCTGGATAGTATTGAAGGTGCCATGACCGATGAAAACGGCCGTTTTCGGATCGAGACAGCGCGGTCTGGAAACCTGACCCTGAGGGTTTCCTGCATCGGCTATGAACCCCAGGATATCGCCGTGGTGGTCTCGCCCACTCAGCCGGTAAACCTGACCATCCGGCTGCAGGTGACCTTCATTGAAGTTGACCCGATTACCGTGAGCGCCAGTTCCTTCACTATGGCCGACGAGGAAGGTCAGACCCTCACCAGTATGGACGTGGTGACCACCGCCGGTGCCGCGGCGGATATTTTCCGCGCCATTCAGACTTTGCCGGGGGTGACCCAGGTGGATGAGGGCGCCGGGATGTTCGTGCGGGGCGGTGATGTTTCCGAAACCATTACCCTGCTGGACCAGGCTACCCTGTCCCATCCCTACCGCTATGAATCGGACACCGGAGGCTATTTCGGTATGATCAGTCCGTTCCTCCTGTCCGGTACCTACTTTGCATCGGGGGCATTTTCGGCCAAATATGGGAATGCCCTGTCCGGTGTACTGGCCATGGAGTCCTTGGATCTGCCGGATATCCGCACCCTCCAGTTCAGTGCGGGGCTGGCGGCCATCTCACTGGGGGCCGATGTGCCGCTTATCCCCAACAAATTCGGCCTCCGGTTCTCCGGCAATTATTCCGATACCTGGCCCCTTTTTAAAGTCAACGGCGGCATTGACCGGTTCGAAGACCTGCCCGTATCGTGGGATGGAAATCTGAGCCTGATTTATCGCTATTCTCACCGCGGCCAGCTGAAGGTCTCGAATTACTACAACCAGGATGATATCGGTGTCTATTTCGAAGCGCCTCGGTTCGACGGCACTCTGATCAGCGGCTCTGACAATTGGCTGAGTAACCTGCAGTGGCAGCACCTCTTTGGCGGGGACCTGCTGCTCAAGTCGAGCGTTTCACGCAACCTCTTCCATCAAGCACTCGGACTTGGCAGCCTGGATCTGGATATCTCTGATCAGTTCGTAAAATGGCGCACGGATTTGATCTACCCGCTCTCGGATAAGTTGTGGCTCAACAGCGGATTCGAAGTGGATCGCCTGCTCACCAATATCAGCGGGTCCGTTCCGGAATTTGAGAATGACTACTCGGCCGCCGGACCGATACAGACTTTCGCCACCGATTATGATACCTATCATGCCGGATGGTATCTGGAAGGCGAAATAAGCATGAGTTCCCGGCTCTTTGCAATCGGGGGTCTGCGTACCGATTATCTCCAGGGCAGTGATGATTTCACGGTGGCTCCGCGCATTTCCATCGGCTATCGCCCGACTGGTACCCAGATCCTCAAACTGGCAGCAGGGCTGTATCACCAGTATCCGAAGGCTCAATACCGGGACCCGGCTTACGGCAATCCCGATTTGAAGCCGTTGCAGGCCCTGCACTACGTGGCCGGGTATGAATTCAAGTCCGAGTTGACCAATCTAAGGCTCGAGCTGTACTACAAGGATTATGATAATCTCCCGCTGGAAGTAGCGGATTCCCTTTTGAACTACACCAACGAGGGCTTCGGTCAGGCCTACGGGGCCGATGTATTCCTGAAAGGGACTTTGCCGCTCATATCCGGTTGGTTGTCCTACAGCTACCTGGTTTCCGAACGCGAGGAGCTCGACCATTCAAGACTGGTACCCACCGATTATGATATTCGCCACAATTTCACCGCCGCCCTCAAGAGCCAGGTCGGGATGCGAAATTCCGCCAGTCTGACCTATCGTTACACCTCAGGCAAACCCTATACGCCCGCTTTGGAGGACTGGAATTCTGAGCGCTTGCCGCCGATCCAGCGGCTCGATTTTGCCTGGAGCTACTTCCGCGCGTTCGGCGAGGGAAATTTTCTCGTGCTTTATGCTGCGGTCTCAAACCTCCTTGACCGGCAGAATATTTACGGCTACATCTACTCACCGGACTATGAAGAACGGACGGTATTAAAGAGTACCTATGGTCGGAATTATTACTTTGGCTTCACCGTGGTTATCCGGTGATACCGGCCGGTTTCAGATCCAGCTGTTGACGAATCCTTCAAAGCGGCAGGAAAGGAATCAAAATGATAAGAGCAATTATGCTGGGCCTTGCTTTGCTGGTGCCCTGTTTGTCGGGGCAGACTCCAGCTGATTATATTGTCCAGGGAAAAGATAAGATCGAAGCCGCCGTTTCCGGCTGGGACCAGGGGAGAATGTTGGAAGCCAGGGCCTACTTCGAACGTGTGCTGGCCATGGGCGAGCAGGAATGGTTGCTGAATTATTATATCGCCTACTGTGATTATCGCCTGTGTAACCACGCCTTCAGTATAAACGATAAAAAAGCTGCCGGGCGGTTCGTTAATGATGGCCTCAAGCGGCTCAAGAGCAGTACCATGGAGAATCCCGAATTTGGCGATGCCTTTGCCCTCATGTCTTCTCTATATGGGTTTAAGATTTCCCTGCGGCCGTGGACCGGATTTTTCTACGGGCCGAAAGCCGGGCAGCTGATCGCAACCGCCCTGGCCCTGGCCCCGGACAATCCACGAGTATACCTCATCCAAGGTACCTCGCAATACTATACGCCGGCCGTATTCGGTGGCGGGAAGGAATTGGCCAAAGCCTCCTTTGAGAAAGCCACCATGCTCTTTGCCCGGGAAGACGTTTATCCCATTATGCCCGCTTGGGGTCATTGTGAGTCCTACGGATGGCTGGGACTTACCGAGCTCGATCTAGGCGATTCCACTTCAGCAAAACGTCACTTCGATAAAGCCCTGGAGATCGATCCTGAAAACAGTTGGGTAAAGGATTATCTGCTGCCTAAGCTGACCCCCGCAGAATCTCCGTAACTTACCTTGCTTGGCCTCCGGGCCGTTTGGTAGCTTTTACTATATTGAACATGAAGCGACCCTTCAGGAGGGATAACTATTATATGAGCATTATCGGTACCGAAGCCAAAACCTGGTCCCAGGACAAATTCCGCCAGCGCCAGGCGGCCTTCGAAAAGGTCCGCGAAGAATACCAGCGTGAAATGGCCCGGATCCGCAAGGGAGGTGGGGATAAGGCTATCGAGCGGCAGCACGGCAAGGGCTGCCTCACTGCTCGGGAACGGATCGACCGTTTGAAAGACCCTGACACGCCCTTCATGGAGCTGGGGCTGTATGCCGCTTACGGGATGTATGCCGAGTACGGCTCCCCTCCAGCTGCGGGGATTATTGTGGGCATTATCACGGTAGAAGGCCATGACTGCGTGGTAGTGGCCAATGACGCCACCGTTAAGGCCGGGGCCTATTTCGAAGTTACCCTTAAGAAAAATTTGCAGGCTCAGCAGATCGCCCTGCAGAATCACCTGCCCATTATCTACCTGGTGGACTCGGCGGGCGTCTTCCTGCCGCTTCAGGATCAGGTCTTCCCCGACGAGGCCCACTTTGGCCGCATCTTTTATAACAATGCCCGCCTTTCGGCCCTGGGCATTACCCAGATTGCAGCGGTGATGGGGCCATGTGTGGCCGGCGGAGCCTACTTGCCGGTCATGTGCGATAAGTATATTATGGTGCAGGGCTCCTACATGTTCCTGGCGGGCCCGGCCCTGGTCAAAGCAGCCATCGGACAGGAAATCGATGCCGAGACCCTGGGAGGTGCCACCACCCACAACGCTATCTCCGGCACCGCCGACTATCACGAACCCGATGATGATGCGGCCATTCAGCGCATTCGCAGCATCCTGGCAACCATCAACCTGCCCCGGGAACGGGCCTTTGAGCGTAAGGAACCGGTAGAGCCCCGCCAGCCCCTCAGCGATATCCCCGGCTTGTTCTATCCCCCCGAGACCACCCAATTCGATATCCGGGAAATCCTGGCCCGCATCCTCGATGACAGCACCTTTGATGAGTATAAGGCCACCTACGGCAAAACGCTGGTCTGCGGCACCGGGCGCCTTGGTGGGTACGCGGTGGGTATCGTGGCTAACCAGAAGACGGTGCAGCGTACCCACGAGGGGGAAATGCAGATGGGGGGTGTGATTTACTCCGACTCGGCGGACAAGGCGGCCCGGTTCATTATGAACTGCAACCAGGACCGCATCCCGCTGATCTTTTTCCACGATGTGAACGGGTTCATGGTCGGCCGGGCTGCCGAGTGGGGCGGCATTGCCAAGGACGGGGCCAAAATGGTGAATGCCGTGTCTAACAGTGTGGTGCCCAAAATCGCGGTTGTCATTGGGGGCAGCTACGGCGCCGGCAATTATGCCCTCTGCGGACGGGCTTACGATCCCCGCTTCATGTTCGCCTGGCCCACAGCCAGGATTGTAGTCATGGGAGGGGCTCAGGCCGCCAATACCCTGGCCGACATCCAGCTGGCCCGCATGGAAAATCCCACCGCGGAGGATCGCCAGCGCATCGTGAATGAAGTCGAAGCGCGCTATGACCGCCAGTCCGATCCCCGCTACGCCGCCGCCCGCATGTGGGTGGATGAAATCATCATGCCCGAAGAGACCCGCCAGGTGCTCATCCGCTGCCTGCAGCTCTGCGACCACCAGACAAAAATGCCCGCCCCCCGCTTCGGCGTCCTGCAGGTGTAGGGTGCCATCAAAAAGGCGTGGGTAGGAGTGTATTGCAATACGCCCCTACGGCTTGCGCGTTCATTTAC
This genomic interval carries:
- a CDS encoding winged helix-turn-helix domain-containing protein encodes the protein MSIADLDPIIHSRIRLAIMSALAAAEAADFIYLKDLIGTTDGNLSTHLSKLEAAGYIKVTKGYVGKRPRTTCRLTRTGRAAFEKYLESLKANLSL
- a CDS encoding TonB-dependent receptor domain-containing protein is translated as MKVNILNNPCSMAVILLAWALFGSFPLAAQNVGVISGRVEDESGSPLQSVNVFLLDSIEGAMTDENGRFRIETARSGNLTLRVSCIGYEPQDIAVVVSPTQPVNLTIRLQVTFIEVDPITVSASSFTMADEEGQTLTSMDVVTTAGAAADIFRAIQTLPGVTQVDEGAGMFVRGGDVSETITLLDQATLSHPYRYESDTGGYFGMISPFLLSGTYFASGAFSAKYGNALSGVLAMESLDLPDIRTLQFSAGLAAISLGADVPLIPNKFGLRFSGNYSDTWPLFKVNGGIDRFEDLPVSWDGNLSLIYRYSHRGQLKVSNYYNQDDIGVYFEAPRFDGTLISGSDNWLSNLQWQHLFGGDLLLKSSVSRNLFHQALGLGSLDLDISDQFVKWRTDLIYPLSDKLWLNSGFEVDRLLTNISGSVPEFENDYSAAGPIQTFATDYDTYHAGWYLEGEISMSSRLFAIGGLRTDYLQGSDDFTVAPRISIGYRPTGTQILKLAAGLYHQYPKAQYRDPAYGNPDLKPLQALHYVAGYEFKSELTNLRLELYYKDYDNLPLEVADSLLNYTNEGFGQAYGADVFLKGTLPLISGWLSYSYLVSEREELDHSRLVPTDYDIRHNFTAALKSQVGMRNSASLTYRYTSGKPYTPALEDWNSERLPPIQRLDFAWSYFRAFGEGNFLVLYAAVSNLLDRQNIYGYIYSPDYEERTVLKSTYGRNYYFGFTVVIR
- a CDS encoding acyl-CoA carboxylase subunit beta gives rise to the protein MSIIGTEAKTWSQDKFRQRQAAFEKVREEYQREMARIRKGGGDKAIERQHGKGCLTARERIDRLKDPDTPFMELGLYAAYGMYAEYGSPPAAGIIVGIITVEGHDCVVVANDATVKAGAYFEVTLKKNLQAQQIALQNHLPIIYLVDSAGVFLPLQDQVFPDEAHFGRIFYNNARLSALGITQIAAVMGPCVAGGAYLPVMCDKYIMVQGSYMFLAGPALVKAAIGQEIDAETLGGATTHNAISGTADYHEPDDDAAIQRIRSILATINLPRERAFERKEPVEPRQPLSDIPGLFYPPETTQFDIREILARILDDSTFDEYKATYGKTLVCGTGRLGGYAVGIVANQKTVQRTHEGEMQMGGVIYSDSADKAARFIMNCNQDRIPLIFFHDVNGFMVGRAAEWGGIAKDGAKMVNAVSNSVVPKIAVVIGGSYGAGNYALCGRAYDPRFMFAWPTARIVVMGGAQAANTLADIQLARMENPTAEDRQRIVNEVEARYDRQSDPRYAAARMWVDEIIMPEETRQVLIRCLQLCDHQTKMPAPRFGVLQV